A region of Theileria annulata chromosome 2, complete sequence, *** SEQUENCING IN PROGRESS *** DNA encodes the following proteins:
- a CDS encoding uncharacterized protein (all_bases.cand.1347 - signal peptide, low sim. to ribosome recycling factor;~hypothetical protein, signal peptide;~2 probable transmembrane helices predicted for TA14705 by TMHMM2.0 at aa 4-23 and 30-52) produces MLYTTFLIFILHNHLSMFIFIGFNTKLTQFFLYLNFFSTFYICYLSFFTLNIPNVTSFRFHTNYRNIAKLNQFHVFGSKKKGSRLVEDEADTAISMVVLERLHTECETKLKSIEDQVKSELAKICEHKAAPSLIGHILIQTETGRKQLRYLASIVNKGNFELEVTPFSMENLYGIFSTLSNELTGYNVKLMPSFVSIVIPQMGSDMKKKSQENVKRIMNMGMEQIRLARQNSMKSLKNMESGLSQDMLFKQKVF; encoded by the exons ATGTTATACACTACTTTTCTGATCTTTATTCTACACAATCATTTATCtatgtttatttttatcgGATTTAATACCAAATTAACTCAATTTTTCTTATATTTGAATTTCTTCTCCAccttttatatttgttatttatcattttttacttTAAACATACCAAATGTTACCTCATTCAG ATTCCACACCAATTATCGCAATATCGCAAAATTGAACCAGTTCCATGTCTTCGGTTCTAAGAAAAAGGGATCCCGACTCGTGGAAGATGAAGCCGATACAGCAATTTCCATGGTTGTTTTGGAACGTTTACACACCGAATGTGAAACGAAGTTGAAATCTATCGAAGACCAAGTAAAGTCTGAACTCGCGAAAATCTGTGAACACAAAGCAGC TCCAAGTTTGATAGGCCACATTCTAATCCAAACTGAGACAGGAAGAAAGCAGCTACGTTACCTGGCTTCTATAGTAAACAAAGGAAACTTTGAGCTGGAAGTTACTCCTTTTTCAATGGAAAACCTGTATGGAATATTCAGTACTCTCTCCAATGAATTGACTGGCTATAATGTCAAATTAATGCCAAG ctTTGTTTCCATCGTCATTCCTCAAATGGGCTCAGACATGAA GAAAAAGTCGCAGGAGAATGTCAAAAGGATCATGAATATGGGAATGGAACAAATTAG attGGCTAGGCAGAACAGTATGAAAAGCTTAAAAAACATGGAATCAGGTCTCAGTCAAGACATGCTCTTTAAGCAAAAggtattttaa
- a CDS encoding actin-related protein, putative (chr2.C.cand.131 - PF00022 actin), with protein MPVVSIQSGGDDVSAIVVDPGFESMRVGNCQEDFPREYIPSLVYRDFDQPASSRESWNILSPVKVRPFAEMRRLLHVNRDNNLDLDPFVFERLLRFAIEGHDLFLDIEDNGKSVNKIGGLGLDPSIHPILVVEPTAESKQFRDSSLEVIFEQIGACASYLAKRAALTAFSVGRSSALIVDVGAGGCTVSPVHEGISLQSTIQDSLIGGNTLDLQLANYLFNDNHNMFEPSSDPYKEYLRLQMAKELREKFCFYDNVTEDTNAADSASNSQSNQENSVNAGKSSVNHVQHSQKESQKDPKKFRDKNMTYNLPDGTVVNMEKYVNSIPELLFNPSGSTISEFNNFKGIVTMINDCIFESDVDIRRELLSSIVIAGGYTLTHGIIPRLNGDLLKSPIGSIAKFKLVHSSSYLEKRFSTWLGGSILASLGRFQQLWISKSEYQEHGTIIAYRRCH; from the coding sequence ATGCCAGTAGTTTCAATACAAAGCGGTGGAGATGATGTATCCGCAATAGTAGTAGACCCAGGCTTTGAGTCTATGAGGGTCGGAAATTGTCAAGAGGACTTTCCAAGGGAATATATACCGAGTTTGGTGTATAGAGATTTTGATCAGCCTGCAAGTTCTAGAGAAAGTTGGAATATACTCTCCCCAGTCAAGGTGAGACCCTTCGCTGAGATGAGAAGGCTTCTTCACGTAAACAGGGATAATAATCTTGATCTTGATCCTTTTGTGTTTGAAAGACTATTAAGGTTCGCTATTGAGGGTCATGACCTTTTTCTGGACATAGAAGATAACGGTAAATCGGTAAACAAGATAGGAGGACTAGGACTGGACCCATCAATACACCCAATTTTGGTAGTAGAGCCGACTGCAGAAAGCAAACAATTCAGAGATTCATCATTGGAGGTCATTTTTGAGCAAATCGGAGCTTGCGCATCATATTTAGCAAAGAGAGCAGCCCTGACAGCCTTTTCAGTCGGAAGGTCGTCAGCCCTAATTGTAGATGTCGGAGCAGGTGGCTGTACAGTATCTCCAGTGCACGAAGGTATTTCCTTGCAGTCAACCATCCAGGACTCTCTTATTGGTGGAAACACACTTGATTTACAGCTGGCAAATTATCTATTCAACGATAACCACAATATGTTTGAACCCTCAAGTGATCCATACAAAGAGTATTTAAGGCTACAAATGGCAAAGGAACTCAGAGAAAAGTTTTGCTTTTATGATAATGTAACGGAAGATACCAACGCCGCTGATAGTGCTAGTAACAGTCAGTCGAATCAGGAGAATAGTGTTAACGCAGGAAAGTCTAGTGTTAATCACGTACAACATAGCCAAAAGGAATCTCAAAAGGATCCTAAAAAATTTAGGGACAAGAATATGACGTATAATTTACCGGATGGGACTGTCGTTAATATGGAAAAATATGTTAACAGTATCCCGGAGCTGCTTTTCAATCCATCAGGATCCACAATCTCAGAGTTCAATAATTTCAAGGGGATTGTTACTATGATAAACGACTGCATCTTCGAATCAGACGTTGATATAAGGAGAGAACTACTCTCGTCGATTGTGATAGCTGGAGGGTATACTCTTACACATGGCATTATTCCCAGGCTTAATGGTGACCTGCTCAAAAGCCCAATAGGTTCAATAGCTAAATTTAAGCTTGTACACTCATCGTCTTATCTGGAGAAAAGGTTTTCTACCTGGTTAGGAGGATCAATTTTGGCAAGTCTTGGCCGTTTCCAACAGCTGTGGATCTCAAAATCTGAATACCAAGAACACGGAACTATAATTGCTTATCGTAGATGCCACTAA
- a CDS encoding uncharacterized protein (all_bases.C.cand.477 - hypothetical protein), which yields MDSDIVEAVTWLASEFAELADLIEDPFPEEHNDYKVVPISKISTETVPSWNSVKLPSDEIALSTNVPKFLVNEAINNKIHVGSSDLLGLEVEAFTIFLEESNKYKSKMVKKLVARGKIKSNGQLELEHVHRMRSGESHLTRVYNVGSTNAIFAMICRYSKKYHDASTNILNMAVRESLKEAIEKGIDILAYPTSIEEDVVYPDFQYLDTLLRTLRRWLELPEVSSKISKIYLISHTPAESYYSDDSTASSIGAYNCMEVIGNKNDSSKDLLNLLRRYFPRTNYEELLSADLATTGNVNGEIVSEERNIRISEGFSTNSSKAVLSKPVINLAESLRVSNDSDSTQKESEYSYYLKLYYSISKLPVYTKLRDSRFVEWQRTDPQKRPVLIINTKNYEISNPEYSLCYILGCVKAFIHHKFVIVVLHLDHSIINSTSLLNLLSNLCRIFGKERTKNIAAIYFHKCSWALRSYLFFTSALLPTEVWDATVFVDSYREVSHLGLDPSLF from the exons ATGGATTCTGATATTGTGGAGGCCGTAACCTGGCTGGCTTCTGAATTTGCTGAACTGGCTGATTTGATCGAGGATCCGTTTCCAGAAGAGCATAATGATTATAAAGTTGTACCAATAAGTAAAATTTCTACCGAAACAGTGCCATCTTGGAACTCAGTTAAACTGCCAAGTGATGAAATTGCCCTGT CTACCAATGTTCCCAAGTTTCTCGTGAACGAAGCaataaacaataaaattcaCGTGGGCTCGTCAGACCTTTTGGGACTTGAAGTTGAGGCTTTTACGATTTTTCTAGAGGAATCAAATAAGTACAAGTCTAAAATGGTGAAAAAACTAGTAGCACGTGGGAAAATAA AGAGTAACGGACAGCTGGAATTAGAACATGTTCACAGGATGAGATCAGGAGAGTCACATTTGACAAGAGTGTACAACGTTGGAAGCACAAACGCAATTTTCGCAATGATCTGCAGATACTCTAAAAAGTACCACGATGCCTCaacaaatattttgaaCATGGCAGTAAGAGAATCGCTGAAAGAAGCAATAGAGAAAGGAATAGATATTCTAGCGTATCCAACTTCAATAGAGGAAGATGTAGTATACCCAGATTTTCAGTATCTAGATACGCTTTTGAGAACCTTGAGGAGGTGGCTTGAGCTGCCGGAAGTGTCCtctaaaattagtaaaatttacCTAATTTCCCACACGCCGGCAGAATCATACTACAGCGACGACTCTACAGCAAGTAGCATCGGAGCGTATAACTGCATGGAGGTGATTGggaataaaaatgattcaAGCAAAGATTTATTGAACCTTCTGAGGAGATATTTCCCGAGAACAAACTATGAGGAG TTACTGAGCGCAGACCTAGCTACGACAGGAAATGTGAATGGCGAGATAGTATCGGAAGAGAGGAATATAAGGATATCAGAAGGGTTCAGCACGAATAGCTCCAAAGCTGTATTATCTAAGCCCGTAATTAATTTGGCGGAAAGCCTTAGAGTCTCAAATGATTCAGATAGCACACAGAAGGAATCTGAATACTCATATTATTTGAAGTTGTATTACTCAATTTCAAAGCTTCCAGTATATACAAAGTTGAGAGATAGCAGATTCGTGGAATGGCAAAGAACAGACCCACAAAAAAGACCAgttttgataataaatacaaaaaattacGAAATTTCAAACCCTGAATACTCTCTGTGCTACATCCTGGGCTGTGTAAAGGCGTTCATACATCACAAATTTGTTATTGTAGTCCTACACCTAg atcATTCTATAATCAACTCAACTAGCCTTTTGAACCTCCTAAGTAACCTGTGCAGAATATTCGGGAAGGAGAGGACCAAAAACATCGCAGCCATATACTTCCATAAGTGTAGCTGGGCACTCAGAAGTTATCTGTTTTTTACCTCCGCATTACTGCCAACAGAGGTGTGGGATGCAACAGTATTTGTGGATTCATATCGGGAAGTATCCCATCTGGGTCTGGATCCCTCACTTTTTTAA
- a CDS encoding nucleolar GTPase, putative (all_bases.cand.1348 - score = 61.69 PF01926 Gtpase of unknown function) has translation MKSSKKNRRMKRSKSQPFPAFKSSTATTNPFRAPPKGLKEGQYRTKGTIKRLNMYKQKPNFSKMNAKNLDPARINPDRRWFGNTRVLTQEQMTNFRNELGSVKDDPRTHIIKRSKLPMSLLTDTNIKIDNSKILSIESLEDTFGRKSKRKRPKLQVSTIEELVSDVNSRVYDRDKDMSLSIIGDNLTDETPNVIFKKGTSKRIWGELYKVIDCSDVVVQVIDARDPMGTRCLRLENYMKKHKSGKVLILLMNKCDLVPSWVTAAWIKHLNRTITTVAFHASVKNPFGKNTLIQLLKQYSQIFKDRKHFSVGFIGYPNVGKSSVINTLKGNRSCKTAPVPGETRVWQYVCLTKRIHLIDCPGVTPFEEGDDTDKVLKGAIRVERIPDPENYINKVIELVKKDGLVRRYGIKDFNEDNFLELVATKFGKFKKGKVPDISIAARIVLYDFQRGRLPFYCEPPKEESQLDPTEDIKKHLEEIENLCVQQTTEIEPEDVENICNLKESSEDIDYNKEEEREEDQNIETSDKSQGKSCPHNTPTQIPNLDYNSFLT, from the exons atgaagtCTTCTAAAAAGAATCGCAGGATGAAACGCTCAAAGTCCCAGCCTTTCCCGGCATTCAAATCTTCGACCGCCACTACTAATCCGTTTAGAGCTCCTCCCAAAGGATTGAAGGAAG gCCAATATAGGACCAAAGGAACAATTAAAAGGCTGAACATGTACAAGCAGAAAcctaatttttcaaaaatgaACGCTAAAAATTTGGATCCGGCAAGAATTAACCCAGATAGAAGATGGTTTGGAAACACAAGAGTTTTAACACAGGAACAAATGACTAATTTTAGAAACGAACTTGGCTCTGTTAAGGATGATCCTAGAAC GCATATCATAAAGAGGAGTAAATTGCCTATGTCTCTACTTACAGacacaaatattaaaatagaTAATTCTAAGATTCTATCGATTGAGTCACTAGAGGATACCTTCGGAAGGAAGAGTAAGCGTAAGAGGCCCAAACTCCAAGTTTCTACAATAGAAGAGTTGGTTAGTGATGTAAACTCGAGAGTTTACGATCGAGATAAGGATATGTCGCTCTCAATAATTGGTGATAATTTAACAGATGAGACTCCAAACGTTATTTTCAAAAAGGGGACATCAAAAAGGATTTGGGGA GAGTTGTATAAAGTCATTGACTGTTCTGACGTGGTTGTTCAAGTGATTGACGCAAGAGATCCCATGGGAACAAG ATGCTTAAGACtagaaaattatatgaaaaAACATAAAAGCGGAAAAGTTTTGATTCTCTTGATGAACAAATGTGACTTGGTACCATCATGGGTTACTGCAGCATGGATAAAACACTTAAACAGAACTATTACAACTGTAGCATTTCACGCATCTGTCAAAAATCCATTTGGAAAAAACACCCTAATTCAGCTATTAAA gCAGTATTCCCAGATTTTCAAGGACAGAAAACACTTTAGTGTGGGATTTATTGGATACCCAAATGTAGGAAAAAGTTCCGTTATCAATACCCTTAAGGGGAACAGAAGTTGTAAAACCGCCCCAGTACCAG GTGAAACAAGAGTGTGGCAGTATGTTTGTCTGACAAAGAGAATACACCTGATTGACTGTCCAGGAGTTACACCATTTGAGGAAGGAGATGATACAGACAAg GTTTTAAAGGGAGCAATAAGAGTTGAAAGGATCCCAGATCCAGAAAACTACATAAACAAAGTCATAGAACTGGTAAAAAA GGATGGTCTTGTACGAAGATACGGTATAAAGGATTTTAATGAGGATAATTTTTTGGAATTAGTTGCAActaaatttggaaaattcAAAAAGGGGAAGGTACCAGACATCTCCATTGCAGCAAGAATAG TGCTCTACGACTTTCAAAGGGGAAGGTTGCCTTTTTATTGTGAACCGCCAAAGGAAGAAAGCCAATTAGATCCAACAGAAGATATTAAAAAG CATTTGGAGGAAATCGAGAACCTGTGTGTCCAACAAACGACCGAAATCGAGCCAGAAGATGTGGAAAATATCTGCAATTTAAAGGAATCCAGTGAAGATATAGACTACAATAAAGAAGAAGAACGTGAAGAGGATCAAAATATTGAAACTAGTGACAAATCGCAAGGGAAATCGTGCCCACATAACACACCTACTCAAATCCCCAATTTGGACTATAATTCCTTCCTAACATAA
- a CDS encoding acyl carrier protein, apicoplast, putative (all_bases.cand.1349 - acyl carrier protein, signal sequence, apicoplast, PF00550 Phosphopantetheine attachment site;~Apicoplast targetting peptide predicted by the PlasmoAP tool;~Signal peptide predicted for TA14690 by SignalP 2.0 HMM (Signal peptide probability 0.974, signal anchor probability 0.006) with cleavage site probability 0.912 between residues 24 and 25) — protein MIINLIKHLFHATLVLLLIPGIDSFVLSGKSFHISPINRINKTKFTLLSTSDTLNTITDLVALRFNKKKEDIDPNSDFYKEFGADTLDRVELLILLEDEFDLNIPDNHFRTLRSIKDISRYIDGKLQSKGRLNLTLPE, from the exons atgATAATTAACCTCATAAAACATCTGTTTCATGCCACGCTTGTCTTGCTTTTGATACCCG GGATAGATTCTTTTGTACTTAGTGGAAAATCATTCCACATATCACCAATTAATCGCataaataaaactaaatttacattattgTCTACTTCAGATACCCTAAACACGATTACCGACCTAGTAGCACTCAGGTTCAACAAGAAAAAAGAAGATATCGACCCAAACTCAGATTTCTACAAG GAATTCGGAGCAGATACGCTGGATAGAGTGGAATTGTTGATTCTGCTGGAGGACGAATTCGACCTGAACATACCAGATAACCACTTTAGAACACTCAGGTCAATTAAGGACATTTCTAGGTACATAGACGGAAAACTACAATCTAAAGGCCGTCTTAATCTCACGCTTCCAGAATAA
- a CDS encoding uncharacterized protein (all_bases.C.cand.478 - hypothetical protein): protein MVVIGLFVKAELENASEVKVGPDHVWSLNLKESDGFEKRDNVTLSATELADTGNSRNSVNLCVNFKESRRKATITLRNVKDVTRDFFPYNNDYSCLVAFDCRGVDIMSWNPNGGYSVVCDSGNVIDDVTFEDGSWVGYDEKSGNCVSVLNLEYELKVIP, encoded by the exons atggTAGTTATTGGGTTATTTGTTAAAGCTGAGCTAGAAAACGCCTCTGAAGTCAAGGTTGGACCCGACCATGTGTGGAGCCTGAACCTTAAGGAATCAGATGGCTTCGAAAAGAGGGACAATGTGACCCTATCGGCTACAGAGTTGGCAGATACTGGGAACAGCAGAAACTCAGTAAATTTGTGCGTAAATTTCAAGGAATCCAGAAGAAAGGCGACAATAACACTCCGCAACGTGAAGGACGTCACGAGGGACTTTTTCCCATACAACAACGATTACTCCTGTTTAGTTGCGTTCGACTGCCGCGGAGTTGATATCATGTCCTGGAATCCCAACGGAGGATACTCGGTGGTTTGTGACAGTGGGAACGTCATCGATGACGTGACCTTCGAGGACGGCTCCTGGGTCGGATACGACGAG aaatcTGGAAATTGTGTGTCAGTTTTGAACCTGGAGTATGAACTAAAGGTCATTCCATAA